Proteins encoded by one window of Blautia argi:
- a CDS encoding QueT transporter family protein, translated as MKNKSVTFLTQAAMIAAIYVVLTMVFAPFSFGEVQVRVAEALTILPIFTPAAIPGLFVGCLIGNITGGAVLPDIIFGSIATLIGAAGTYQLRKCHRVLAVLPPILANIIIVPFVLRYAYGVVLPIPFMMLTVGIGEVISCGIMGNILAAVLGKYKGRIFASARV; from the coding sequence ATGAAGAACAAGAGTGTAACCTTTTTAACCCAGGCGGCAATGATTGCTGCTATCTATGTGGTGCTGACCATGGTATTTGCGCCCTTCAGCTTTGGAGAGGTCCAGGTTCGGGTGGCAGAAGCGCTGACGATTCTGCCGATTTTTACACCTGCTGCGATTCCGGGGCTGTTTGTAGGCTGTCTTATTGGGAACATTACCGGCGGCGCTGTTTTACCGGATATTATTTTCGGGAGCATTGCAACCCTTATTGGTGCAGCAGGCACTTACCAGTTGAGAAAATGCCACAGAGTTCTTGCAGTCTTACCGCCTATACTGGCAAATATCATTATTGTTCCATTTGTGCTGCGATATGCCTATGGCGTTGTGCTTCCGATTCCGTTTATGATGCTTACCGTAGGAATTGGTGAAGTCATTTCCTGTGGAATTATGGGAAACATACTGGCAGCCGTGCTGGGAAAATACAAAGGACGTATCTTTGCATCTGCCAGGGTATAA
- the ftsH gene encoding ATP-dependent zinc metalloprotease FtsH translates to MDVEEKKKPQPPKKPLLFWYAMILVVLMVINLFVTPAIAEKSIKQVSYDKFLEYLDDGKVKEVSLESDVIYFSLKGDKKEKEQVCKTGRIPDAQEVERLDEAGVEFASEIPNKVNPLVSFLVSWVLPFVLIWFVGGWLMRRMMKNMGGGAGPGAMTFGKSNAKIYVKSSTGIKFSDVAGEDEAKELLSEIVDYLHNPEKYREIGASMPKGALLVGPPGTGKTLLAKAVAGEANVPFFSISGSEFVEMFVGMGAAKVRDLFKQANEKAPCIVFIDEIDTIGKKRDGSAMGGNDEREQTLNQLLTEMDGFDGSKGVVILAATNRPDSLDAALLRPGRFDRRIPVELPDLKGREEILKVHARKIKISDNVNFHEIAKAASGASGAELANIVNEAALRAVRDRRKFATQADMEESIEVVIAGYQKKSRVLSEKEKLIVSYHEVGHALVAALQTNSAPVHKITIIPRTSGALGYTMQVDEGEHFLMSKEELENKIATFTGGRAAEELIFHSVTTGASNDIEQATKIARGMISRFGMSDEFDMVAMESMSNQYLGGDSSLACSFETQTLIDKKVVELVKKQHDKAYKILEDNLAKLHELAKFLYEHETITGEEFMRILETKPRIGMSGQEIVEEDNRSQGVDQL, encoded by the coding sequence ATGGACGTTGAAGAAAAAAAGAAGCCGCAGCCGCCAAAGAAGCCATTGCTGTTTTGGTATGCAATGATTCTGGTGGTGTTAATGGTAATTAATTTATTCGTTACCCCGGCGATAGCGGAAAAGAGCATTAAACAGGTATCCTACGATAAGTTTTTGGAATACCTGGACGATGGAAAGGTAAAAGAAGTCAGCCTGGAATCTGATGTGATTTATTTTTCACTGAAAGGTGATAAAAAGGAAAAAGAGCAGGTTTGTAAGACAGGACGTATTCCAGATGCACAGGAAGTAGAAAGACTTGATGAAGCAGGTGTGGAGTTTGCCTCTGAGATACCCAATAAGGTAAATCCCCTTGTAAGTTTCCTTGTTTCCTGGGTGTTGCCATTTGTGCTTATCTGGTTTGTGGGCGGTTGGCTCATGAGAAGAATGATGAAAAACATGGGCGGCGGCGCTGGACCGGGCGCCATGACCTTTGGAAAGAGCAATGCCAAGATTTATGTAAAATCCTCTACAGGAATTAAGTTTTCTGATGTGGCAGGAGAAGATGAGGCAAAAGAGCTGTTAAGCGAAATTGTGGATTATCTGCACAATCCGGAAAAATATAGAGAAATCGGCGCCTCCATGCCAAAGGGCGCGTTGCTTGTAGGCCCTCCGGGAACCGGTAAAACCCTTCTTGCAAAAGCAGTTGCAGGTGAAGCAAATGTACCTTTCTTCTCTATTTCAGGTTCTGAATTTGTAGAGATGTTTGTAGGTATGGGCGCTGCCAAGGTAAGGGATTTATTTAAGCAGGCAAATGAAAAAGCGCCTTGTATTGTATTTATTGATGAGATTGATACCATTGGTAAGAAGCGTGATGGAAGCGCTATGGGCGGCAACGATGAAAGAGAACAGACCTTGAATCAGCTTCTGACAGAAATGGACGGTTTTGACGGTTCAAAAGGTGTGGTAATTCTGGCGGCAACCAACCGTCCGGATTCTCTGGACGCAGCGCTTTTAAGACCAGGTCGTTTTGACAGGCGTATTCCAGTAGAGCTTCCGGACTTAAAGGGAAGAGAGGAAATCCTAAAAGTACATGCAAGAAAAATTAAGATTTCCGACAATGTAAATTTCCATGAGATTGCAAAGGCAGCTTCCGGCGCCTCTGGTGCAGAGCTGGCGAATATTGTCAATGAAGCAGCCCTGCGCGCTGTCCGTGACAGAAGAAAATTTGCCACACAGGCAGATATGGAAGAGAGTATTGAAGTAGTTATTGCCGGATACCAGAAGAAGAGCCGTGTGCTGTCAGAGAAGGAGAAGCTGATTGTTTCCTATCATGAGGTGGGACATGCTCTGGTAGCAGCGTTGCAGACAAATTCTGCCCCAGTACACAAGATTACCATTATCCCCAGAACCTCAGGGGCTCTTGGTTATACGATGCAGGTAGATGAGGGAGAACATTTCCTCATGTCCAAGGAAGAATTGGAGAATAAGATTGCAACCTTCACAGGAGGAAGGGCGGCGGAAGAGCTGATTTTCCACTCTGTAACCACAGGTGCATCAAATGATATTGAGCAGGCAACCAAGATTGCAAGAGGCATGATTAGCCGCTTTGGTATGAGCGATGAGTTTGATATGGTGGCAATGGAAAGTATGTCCAACCAGTATCTGGGCGGGGACAGTTCTCTGGCATGCTCTTTTGAAACTCAGACGCTGATTGACAAAAAGGTTGTGGAGCTGGTTAAGAAACAGCATGACAAGGCGTACAAAATACTGGAGGACAATCTTGCAAAGCTGCATGAGCTGGCAAAATTCCTGTATGAGCATGAAACTATTACAGGAGAGGAATTTATGAGAATTCTGGAAACAAAACCAAGGATTGGTATGAGCGGACAGGAAATCGTAGAAGAGGATAACCGCTCACAAGGGGTTGACCAGTTATAA